The Clostridia bacterium sequence GCGGCGCTTTTGGAGGTATTTTCGGTGCAGCTCGTCGCCATATGGTTCGCGTTGGGCGCGATAGTATCCATGATAGCCGCGAATCTGGGGCTTGAGCCCGTTTGGCAGATAGTGCTGTTTTTGATAGTATCCATCGTGCTTATACTTTCAACGCGCCGGGTGGTAAAAAAGATACTCACGCCGAAGCTTAGGCGCACGAACGCCGACCGCCTTATCGGCATGGAATGCGTGATAACCGAGGATATAGATAATCTTTT is a genomic window containing:
- a CDS encoding NfeD family protein — encoded protein: MNWVWIWLAVIVVAALLEVFSVQLVAIWFALGAIVSMIAANLGLEPVWQIVLFLIVSIVLILSTRRVVKKILTPKLRRTNADRLIGMECVITEDIDNLLGRGAAKVMGQDWTARSVSDDIKLSSGDKAVIREISGVKLIVEPAVKSSEKEE